From the genome of Hymenobacter sp. PAMC 26628, one region includes:
- a CDS encoding lysylphosphatidylglycerol synthase transmembrane domain-containing protein, with product MKLLFTILKYALLLAVSGALMAYAVRGQDLSRIGHYIRTANYFWLGLTMLLSALGYFSRAYRWQMQLTASQHKTAYWEVYHAMMVGYLANLVLPRMGEVIRCSVLRRTSRVPVEVSLGTVVTERVIDVLVLASLLAATLLLDFHTFWTFVTDKVLGGRFDALARNRTPLLWAASIAVLLLALAVGALVRNLERLRQHRLFARAVVFAKGMLAGMFSIWRMERKGVFLAHTAFTWGVYFLMDYLAFFCFPETDQLGLRAGLAVLTFGAFGMAAPVAGGIGPFHVMVQSTLVAYGVGLEAGIAYALVVHGAQTLLVVLLGGISFALSMVQAGRTGRAVAAEAA from the coding sequence TTGAAGCTCCTCTTCACCATCCTTAAGTACGCCCTGCTGCTGGCCGTGTCGGGGGCCCTGATGGCGTACGCCGTGCGGGGCCAGGACCTCTCGCGCATCGGCCACTACATCCGCACGGCCAATTACTTCTGGCTGGGCCTCACCATGTTGCTCTCAGCGCTGGGCTACTTCAGCCGGGCCTACCGCTGGCAGATGCAGCTCACCGCCTCGCAGCACAAAACCGCCTATTGGGAAGTGTACCACGCCATGATGGTGGGCTACCTGGCCAACTTGGTGCTGCCGCGCATGGGCGAGGTCATCCGGTGCTCGGTGCTGCGGCGTACCAGCCGCGTGCCGGTCGAGGTGTCGCTGGGCACGGTCGTGACCGAGCGGGTGATTGACGTGCTGGTGCTGGCCTCGCTGCTGGCCGCCACGCTGCTGCTCGACTTCCACACGTTCTGGACTTTCGTGACCGACAAAGTGTTGGGCGGGCGCTTCGATGCCCTGGCCCGCAACCGTACGCCCCTGCTGTGGGCCGCCAGCATTGCGGTGCTGCTGCTGGCGCTGGCCGTCGGAGCCCTGGTGCGCAACCTGGAGCGGCTGCGCCAGCACCGCCTGTTTGCCCGGGCCGTGGTGTTTGCCAAGGGCATGCTGGCGGGCATGTTCAGCATCTGGCGGATGGAGCGCAAGGGCGTGTTCCTGGCGCACACGGCCTTCACGTGGGGCGTGTACTTTTTGATGGATTACCTGGCGTTTTTCTGCTTTCCCGAAACCGACCAGCTGGGCCTGCGGGCGGGCTTAGCGGTGCTCACCTTCGGGGCGTTTGGCATGGCCGCGCCGGTGGCGGGCGGCATCGGGCCCTTCCACGTGATGGTGCAGAGCACGCTGGTGGCCTACGGCGTGGGCCTGGAGGCCGGCATTGCCTACGCCCTGGTGGTACACGGGGCCCAAACGCTGCTGGTGGTGCTGCTCGGCGGCATCAGCTTCGCCCTCAGCATGGTGCAGGCCGGGCGCACGGGCCGGGCGGTGGCCGCCGAAGCGGCTTAG
- a CDS encoding DUF2795 domain-containing protein, producing MYWTLELASYLEDAPWPATKDELIDFSIRSGAPMEVVENLQGLEDDGQPYESIEEVWPDYPTKEDFMFNEDEY from the coding sequence ATGTACTGGACCCTCGAACTGGCCTCCTACCTGGAAGACGCCCCTTGGCCCGCCACCAAAGACGAATTGATCGACTTCTCCATCCGCTCGGGCGCGCCCATGGAAGTGGTAGAAAACCTCCAGGGCCTGGAAGACGACGGCCAGCCCTACGAGAGCATCGAGGAAGTGTGGCCTGACTACCCCACCAAGGAGGATTTTATGTTCAACGAGGACGAATATTAA
- a CDS encoding glycogen/starch synthase: MSKLRILYAATEIDPFLNTTKVAELLRRLPAGMQEMGCEIRIFVPRFGIINERKNRLHEVVRLSGINIAVGDDEKPLVIKVASIPTAKLQVYFIDNEDYFHRKSALVDKDDHFHADNDERAIFFCKGVLETVKKLGWSPNIVHCSDWMTGLIPLYLKTTYKKDPVFKDAKSVFSIYNNEFLDKFEGNILEKAKMLDIDDQMLNSLKTADFSGFVKIGMDYADTVVRSDEDFSDNLNGMFQEYASRKTLSQVATDENLHSSYLALYNELAN, translated from the coding sequence ATGTCGAAGTTGCGCATCCTTTACGCGGCCACCGAAATTGACCCTTTTCTGAACACGACGAAGGTGGCAGAGCTGCTGCGTCGGCTGCCCGCGGGCATGCAGGAAATGGGTTGTGAGATTCGGATTTTCGTGCCCCGTTTTGGCATCATCAACGAGCGCAAAAACCGGCTGCACGAGGTGGTGCGCCTCTCAGGCATTAACATCGCCGTGGGCGACGACGAGAAGCCGCTGGTCATCAAGGTGGCCTCCATCCCGACGGCCAAGCTGCAGGTGTACTTCATTGACAACGAGGATTACTTCCACCGCAAGTCGGCCCTGGTGGACAAGGACGACCACTTCCACGCTGACAACGACGAGCGCGCCATCTTCTTCTGCAAGGGCGTGCTGGAAACGGTGAAGAAGCTGGGCTGGTCGCCGAACATCGTGCACTGCTCGGACTGGATGACGGGCCTGATCCCGCTCTACCTGAAAACAACTTACAAAAAAGACCCGGTGTTCAAAGATGCCAAGTCGGTGTTTTCGATCTACAACAACGAGTTCCTCGACAAATTCGAGGGCAACATCCTGGAGAAAGCGAAGATGCTCGACATCGACGACCAGATGCTGAACTCGCTGAAAACGGCCGATTTCAGCGGCTTCGTGAAAATCGGCATGGACTACGCCGACACCGTGGTACGCTCCGACGAGGACTTCTCCGACAACCTCAACGGCATGTTCCAGGAGTACGCCTCGCGCAAGACGCTAAGCCAAGTGGCCACCGACGAGAACTTGCATTCTTCTTACCTGGCCCTCTACAACGAGCTGGCTAACTAA
- a CDS encoding TIGR00730 family Rossman fold protein — protein sequence MREQAHGQGQTGVAVDDEQRLRKAFVDKDWNEIKIADSWQIFKVMAEFVEGFEKMSKIGPCVSIFGSARTKPDNQYYQLAEEIASKLVRHGYGVITGGGPGIMEAGNKGARAEGGKSVGLNIELPFEQTHNIYIDQDKCINFDYFFVRKVMFVKYAQAFVGMPGGFGTLDELFEAITLIQTKKIGRFPIVLVGSAYWNGLFEWITDVMLSQEHNISAEDLNLIQIVDDASEAVKIIDDFYHKYSLSPNF from the coding sequence ATGCGCGAGCAGGCCCACGGCCAGGGCCAAACCGGCGTCGCCGTCGACGACGAGCAGCGCCTACGCAAGGCCTTCGTGGACAAGGACTGGAACGAGATTAAAATCGCCGACAGCTGGCAGATTTTCAAGGTGATGGCCGAGTTTGTAGAGGGCTTCGAGAAGATGTCCAAAATCGGGCCCTGCGTGAGCATCTTTGGCTCGGCCCGCACCAAGCCCGACAACCAATACTACCAGCTGGCCGAGGAAATTGCCTCGAAGCTGGTGCGCCACGGCTACGGCGTCATCACCGGCGGGGGCCCCGGCATCATGGAAGCCGGCAACAAGGGCGCCCGCGCCGAGGGCGGCAAGTCGGTGGGCCTCAACATCGAGCTGCCCTTCGAGCAAACCCACAACATCTACATCGACCAAGACAAGTGCATCAACTTCGACTACTTTTTCGTGCGCAAGGTGATGTTCGTGAAGTACGCCCAGGCCTTCGTGGGCATGCCCGGCGGCTTCGGCACGCTCGACGAGTTGTTTGAGGCCATCACGCTCATCCAGACCAAGAAAATCGGCCGCTTCCCCATCGTGCTGGTGGGCTCGGCCTACTGGAACGGCTTGTTTGAGTGGATTACCGACGTGATGCTCAGCCAGGAGCACAACATCTCGGCCGAAGACCTGAACCTGATTCAGATTGTGGACGACGCCAGCGAAGCCGTGAAAATCATCGACGACTTCTACCACAAATACTCGCTCTCGCCGAACTTCTAA
- a CDS encoding RidA family protein: MPHQIILTDQAPAPIGPYSQAVRAGNTVYVSGQIPLDAAGQLVPGDVAAQTHQVLKNLTAVLAAAGLQLTDVVKCSIFVKDLSHFATINQVYGTYFADATAPARETVEVARLPRDVEVEISCIAVGA; encoded by the coding sequence ATGCCCCACCAAATCATCCTCACTGATCAGGCGCCCGCGCCGATTGGGCCCTACAGCCAGGCCGTGCGCGCCGGCAATACCGTGTACGTGTCGGGCCAGATTCCGCTGGACGCGGCTGGCCAGCTCGTGCCCGGCGACGTGGCCGCCCAGACCCACCAGGTGCTGAAGAACCTAACGGCCGTGCTGGCCGCGGCGGGTTTGCAGCTTACCGACGTGGTGAAGTGCAGCATTTTCGTAAAGGACCTGAGCCACTTCGCCACCATCAACCAGGTGTACGGCACGTACTTCGCCGATGCCACCGCGCCGGCCCGCGAAACCGTGGAAGTGGCCCGCCTGCCGCGCGACGTGGAAGTGGAAATCTCCTGCATCGCCGTGGGCGCATAG
- a CDS encoding lycopene cyclase family protein — translation MLPSPKSDPSDKSEKSVVQTDYLIVGGGAAGLSLAYHLSQEPRLADKTVLLIEPEAKDQNDRTWSFWTAEPHPFEAVVAHEWHHIAFRSPGFERVIGLGPYRYQMIRGLDFYRFVRQALAANPRFTLQRGTVDELANTPTGVRAHGSAGIATACYGFDSRPPKMVRNPAKHRYLLQHFVGWEVETDADAFDPAVVEFMDFRGPQHHEARFIYVLPFGPRRALVEYTLFSETPLPKAEYETHITDYLQHTLGLAAGQYRVVAEEAGAIPMTDHPLPARLGAHIVNLGTRGGRAKPSTGYAFKRIQAHSARLVAALATTGRLPADATGDRWQFHLFDTLLLDIMRRRGETTRDIFRQLFARNPVDRIFRFLDETTSWADNLRVMHSVAPGPFLRSIGHVLRGRPGQKRKE, via the coding sequence ATGCTGCCATCTCCGAAATCCGACCCATCTGATAAATCCGAAAAATCCGTGGTTCAGACGGATTACCTCATTGTGGGCGGCGGCGCGGCGGGCCTCAGCCTGGCCTACCACCTTAGCCAAGAGCCGCGGCTGGCCGACAAAACCGTGCTGCTGATCGAGCCCGAGGCCAAGGACCAAAACGACCGCACCTGGTCGTTCTGGACGGCCGAGCCGCACCCCTTCGAGGCCGTGGTGGCGCACGAGTGGCACCACATTGCGTTCCGCAGCCCGGGTTTCGAGCGCGTCATCGGCCTGGGCCCCTACCGCTACCAGATGATTCGGGGGCTGGATTTCTACCGCTTCGTGCGCCAGGCCCTGGCCGCCAATCCGCGCTTTACGCTGCAACGCGGCACCGTGGACGAGCTGGCCAACACGCCCACCGGCGTGCGCGCCCACGGCAGCGCCGGCATCGCCACGGCTTGCTACGGCTTCGACAGCCGCCCGCCCAAAATGGTCCGGAACCCTGCCAAGCACCGCTACCTGTTGCAGCACTTCGTGGGCTGGGAGGTAGAAACCGACGCCGACGCATTCGACCCGGCCGTGGTGGAATTCATGGATTTCCGGGGGCCCCAGCACCACGAGGCGCGGTTCATCTACGTGCTGCCGTTTGGCCCGCGCCGGGCCCTGGTCGAGTACACACTGTTCTCGGAAACGCCGCTGCCCAAGGCCGAATACGAAACCCATATTACTGATTACTTGCAGCATACGCTGGGCCTGGCCGCTGGCCAATACCGCGTGGTGGCCGAAGAGGCCGGCGCCATCCCGATGACCGACCACCCGCTACCAGCCCGCTTGGGGGCCCACATCGTCAACCTGGGCACGCGCGGCGGGCGGGCCAAGCCCAGCACGGGCTACGCGTTTAAACGCATTCAGGCGCACTCGGCGCGGCTGGTGGCCGCACTGGCCACCACTGGCCGGCTGCCCGCCGACGCTACCGGTGACCGGTGGCAATTCCACCTCTTCGACACGCTGCTGCTCGACATCATGCGGCGCCGGGGCGAAACCACGCGCGACATTTTCCGGCAGCTGTTCGCCCGCAACCCGGTGGACCGCATCTTCCGGTTCCTGGACGAAACCACTAGCTGGGCCGACAACCTGCGGGTGATGCACTCGGTGGCCCCGGGGCCCTTCCTGCGCTCCATCGGGCACGTGCTGCGCGGCCGGCCGGGGCAAAAAAGGAAGGAGTAG
- a CDS encoding alpha/beta hydrolase family protein, producing MKNRNWQRTGLVFLFVVGGLAWPWAQSWWPAPPSVLLYGQAYGSAHRTATPVLVVVLHGDAPLHRPSYQYWLAQQVAQAAPDVVAVGLLRPGYADPAGHHSPGTRGLTIGDNYTPAAVEAVAATVKALRRRYHARQVILVGHSGGAVLAGAVLGRYPLLVDGALLVACPCDVPAFRRHMSWQQLNPLWWLPVPLLSPQDMAGQVRPGLPVRVVTGLVDPLALPAYSRRYVAALRKHHVAAQLLELPGQGHEIFLAPTIVMQIVDLATNGLHPRRLAAPAAHAPQYEAQQRDAAPDGPGRVGPPVINPLQKNVLHVGVNQRQHQRNQADEQQ from the coding sequence ATGAAAAACAGAAACTGGCAGCGGACGGGCCTGGTATTTTTATTCGTGGTGGGCGGACTGGCTTGGCCCTGGGCCCAATCCTGGTGGCCAGCCCCTCCGTCGGTGCTGCTTTATGGCCAAGCCTACGGCAGCGCTCACCGCACGGCCACGCCCGTGTTGGTCGTTGTGCTGCATGGCGATGCGCCCTTGCACCGGCCGAGCTACCAATACTGGCTGGCCCAGCAGGTGGCCCAGGCCGCGCCCGACGTAGTGGCGGTGGGCCTGCTGCGACCGGGCTATGCCGACCCGGCTGGGCACCACTCGCCTGGCACCCGCGGCCTGACCATCGGTGACAACTATACTCCCGCTGCCGTGGAGGCGGTGGCCGCAACCGTGAAAGCGCTGCGCCGACGCTACCATGCCCGCCAAGTGATTTTGGTCGGGCATTCGGGCGGAGCCGTACTGGCAGGGGCGGTGCTGGGCCGCTACCCTTTACTGGTCGATGGGGCCCTGCTGGTGGCTTGTCCGTGCGACGTGCCAGCTTTCCGTCGGCACATGTCTTGGCAGCAGCTCAACCCCTTGTGGTGGCTACCGGTGCCCCTCCTCTCGCCACAGGACATGGCAGGCCAGGTGCGGCCTGGCTTGCCCGTGCGGGTCGTTACGGGGTTGGTCGACCCATTGGCCCTGCCCGCATACAGCCGGCGGTACGTGGCCGCGCTCCGAAAGCACCACGTGGCGGCCCAGCTACTGGAGCTGCCAGGGCAAGGCCATGAGATTTTTCTCGCGCCGACAATAGTTATGCAAATCGTGGACTTGGCTACCAATGGTTTGCATCCACGCCGGCTAGCCGCGCCGGCCGCCCACGCGCCACAGTACGAGGCCCAGCAGCGTGATGCCGCCCCGGATGGCCCAGGCCGCGTTGGGCCCCCAGTTATTAATCCACTGCAAAAAAACGTACTGCACGTTGGGGTTAATCAGCGGCAGCACCAGCGAAATCAGGCCGACGAGCAGCAGTAA
- the glmS gene encoding glutamine--fructose-6-phosphate transaminase (isomerizing): MCGIVAYLGYRQACPIILKGLHRLEYRGYDSAGVALMNDGELNVYKKKGKVAELENYIAEKDTHARVGMGHTRWATHGEPNDTNAHPHYSTSERIAIIHNGIIENYAALKTHLQQQGHEFHSDTDTEVFVNLIEEIQTQNHCNLEEAVRLALHEVVGAYAIVVMSRDAPNQLIAARKGSPMVIGIGDGEFFIASDATPIIEYTNEVVYVNDYEIAIIRDGRLELRSKEDVEQTPYIQKLEMELDSIEKGGYEHFMLKEIFEQPRSIMDSMRGRLEMNAGHLNMGGFRAYEQKFVNAQRIIIVACGTSWHAGLVAEYLLEDLARIPVEVEYASEFRYRNPVITERDIVIAISQSGETADTLAAIELAKSKGATIFGICNVVGSSIARATDAGAYTHAGPEIGVASTKAFTAQVTVLTLLAMLMGQKRGTLTDTKLRELMVELDTIPAKVEQALKLDDEIRGIAAMFCDVPNFLYLGRGYNFPVALEGALKLKEISYIHAEGYPAAEMKHGPIALIDENMPVVVIATRDSSYEKVVSNIQEVKARKGRIIAVVTEGDDVIRGMAEFVIEVPYTSEALVPLVSVIPLQLLSYHIAVMRGCNVDQPRNLAKSVTVE, translated from the coding sequence ATGTGCGGCATCGTTGCGTACCTGGGCTACCGTCAGGCCTGCCCCATTATCCTCAAGGGCCTGCACCGGCTTGAATACCGCGGCTACGACTCGGCCGGCGTGGCCCTGATGAACGACGGGGAGCTGAACGTGTACAAGAAAAAGGGCAAGGTGGCGGAGCTGGAAAACTACATCGCCGAGAAGGACACCCACGCCCGCGTGGGCATGGGCCACACCCGCTGGGCTACCCACGGCGAGCCCAACGACACCAACGCCCACCCGCACTACTCGACTTCGGAGCGGATTGCCATCATCCACAACGGCATCATCGAGAACTACGCGGCCCTGAAAACCCACTTGCAGCAGCAAGGCCACGAGTTTCATTCGGACACTGACACGGAGGTATTTGTCAACCTGATTGAGGAGATTCAGACTCAAAACCACTGCAACCTGGAGGAAGCTGTGCGCCTGGCCCTGCACGAAGTGGTGGGGGCCTACGCCATCGTGGTGATGAGCCGCGACGCCCCCAACCAGCTCATCGCCGCCCGCAAAGGCTCGCCGATGGTGATTGGCATCGGCGACGGCGAGTTCTTCATCGCTTCCGACGCAACGCCCATCATCGAGTACACCAACGAAGTGGTGTACGTGAACGACTACGAGATTGCCATCATCCGCGACGGGCGGCTGGAGCTACGCAGCAAGGAAGACGTGGAGCAGACACCCTACATCCAGAAGCTGGAAATGGAGCTGGACAGCATCGAGAAGGGCGGCTACGAGCACTTCATGCTGAAGGAGATTTTCGAGCAGCCGCGTTCCATCATGGACTCGATGCGCGGCCGCCTGGAAATGAACGCCGGCCACCTGAACATGGGCGGCTTCCGGGCCTACGAACAGAAATTTGTGAACGCCCAGCGCATCATCATCGTGGCGTGCGGCACCTCCTGGCACGCCGGCCTCGTGGCCGAGTACCTGCTCGAAGACCTGGCCCGCATCCCGGTGGAGGTGGAGTACGCTTCGGAGTTCCGCTACCGCAACCCCGTTATTACGGAACGCGACATCGTGATTGCCATTTCGCAGAGCGGCGAAACGGCCGACACGCTGGCCGCCATCGAGCTGGCCAAGAGCAAGGGCGCCACCATCTTCGGCATCTGCAACGTAGTGGGCAGCAGCATTGCCCGCGCCACCGACGCCGGGGCCTATACCCACGCGGGCCCCGAGATTGGGGTGGCCAGTACCAAGGCATTCACGGCCCAGGTAACGGTGCTGACCCTGTTGGCCATGCTGATGGGCCAGAAGCGCGGCACCCTCACCGACACCAAGCTGCGCGAGCTGATGGTGGAGCTGGACACGATTCCGGCCAAGGTGGAGCAGGCCCTGAAGCTGGACGACGAGATCCGCGGCATCGCCGCCATGTTCTGCGACGTGCCCAACTTCTTGTACCTGGGCCGTGGCTACAACTTCCCGGTGGCGCTGGAAGGGGCCCTCAAACTCAAGGAAATCAGCTACATACACGCTGAAGGCTACCCGGCCGCCGAGATGAAGCACGGCCCCATTGCCCTCATCGACGAGAACATGCCGGTGGTGGTCATCGCCACCCGCGACAGCTCCTACGAGAAGGTGGTGAGCAACATCCAGGAGGTGAAGGCCCGCAAAGGCCGCATCATCGCCGTGGTCACGGAGGGCGACGACGTGATCCGCGGCATGGCCGAGTTCGTCATTGAGGTGCCCTACACCTCGGAGGCCCTGGTGCCGCTCGTGTCGGTCATCCCGCTGCAATTGCTGAGCTACCACATCGCCGTGATGCGCGGCTGCAACGTGGACCAGCCCCGCAACCTGGCCAAGTCGGTGACGGTGGAGTAA
- a CDS encoding DUF349 domain-containing protein codes for MEPTDHLLAAAQRFGYVADGEVWLRPVLGQPARRVGLVKESDADALTYFARRFEAFQAKVDELLDRMAASDNQGSFLMKVLHLKEQTLAFDALGDFAALRHRLEAAEAAVAVGVARNREKNLATKIGFVEEAEALRESVEWVSASEKVKDLRQGWLKTGPVDKARADELEARFQAAIQVFFDRRRAFQADKKAMANRAVNRYRDLVLQAEQLKDSPQFEVASRQLKQLQQTWREVGGNLPKKQAAELWSRFRGANNYFFERLKHHVESQRAAGPHAGAPGSPEELLARKRALAERAEALLNVAPQEAIQQAKNLQTEWKQVGTVRGEESDRIWQRFMLACDKVFELSALEYHLRKRPLPEGGAPGGRAQLRAAALRELLITDAEELETLRGNFDNLAATPANEGFRQLLQTKIRSLERKVRTKNDLIVLFDQQARKLA; via the coding sequence ATGGAACCAACCGACCACTTGCTGGCTGCCGCGCAGCGCTTCGGCTACGTGGCCGACGGCGAAGTGTGGCTGCGCCCGGTGTTGGGCCAGCCCGCCCGCCGCGTGGGCCTGGTGAAGGAGTCGGACGCCGACGCCCTCACTTACTTCGCCCGTCGCTTCGAGGCCTTCCAGGCCAAAGTCGACGAGCTGCTGGACCGCATGGCGGCCAGCGACAACCAGGGCTCCTTCCTGATGAAGGTGCTGCACCTCAAGGAGCAAACCCTAGCCTTCGACGCGCTGGGCGACTTTGCGGCCCTGCGCCACCGGCTGGAGGCCGCCGAGGCCGCCGTAGCTGTGGGCGTGGCCCGCAACCGCGAAAAAAACCTGGCCACCAAAATCGGCTTCGTGGAAGAGGCCGAAGCCCTGCGCGAGAGCGTGGAGTGGGTGTCGGCCAGCGAAAAAGTGAAGGACCTGCGCCAGGGCTGGCTCAAAACCGGGCCCGTGGACAAGGCCCGGGCCGACGAGCTGGAGGCGCGCTTCCAGGCCGCCATCCAGGTGTTTTTCGACCGCCGCCGCGCCTTCCAGGCCGATAAAAAGGCCATGGCCAACCGCGCCGTGAACCGCTACCGCGACCTGGTGCTGCAAGCCGAGCAGCTCAAAGATTCGCCGCAGTTCGAGGTGGCCTCGCGCCAGCTCAAACAGCTCCAGCAAACCTGGCGCGAAGTGGGCGGCAACCTGCCCAAAAAGCAGGCCGCCGAGCTGTGGTCGCGCTTCCGCGGGGCCAACAATTACTTTTTCGAGCGCCTCAAGCATCATGTGGAAAGCCAGCGCGCCGCGGGGCCCCACGCCGGGGCCCCCGGCTCGCCCGAGGAGCTGCTGGCCCGCAAGCGCGCCTTGGCCGAGCGCGCCGAGGCCCTGCTGAACGTGGCCCCGCAGGAAGCCATCCAGCAGGCCAAAAACCTGCAAACCGAGTGGAAGCAAGTGGGCACCGTGCGCGGCGAGGAGTCGGACCGCATCTGGCAGCGCTTCATGTTGGCCTGCGACAAAGTATTCGAGCTGAGCGCCTTGGAGTACCACCTGCGCAAGCGCCCGCTGCCCGAGGGCGGGGCCCCCGGCGGGCGGGCCCAGTTGCGGGCCGCTGCCCTACGCGAGCTGCTAATAACCGACGCCGAGGAGCTGGAAACGCTACGCGGCAACTTCGACAACCTGGCCGCCACGCCCGCCAACGAGGGGTTTCGGCAGCTGCTGCAAACCAAAATTCGCTCGCTGGAGCGGAAAGTGCGCACCAAAAACGATTTGATTGTGCTTTTCGACCAACAGGCCCGCAAACTGGCTTAA
- the panC gene encoding pantoate--beta-alanine ligase — MQIFFTLAELRAFVESARRAGQRLGLVPTMGALHAGHLQLVAAARAECDAVVATVFVNPTQFNNPDDYRLYPRLLQADTDLLAAAGCTAAFLPSAEEMYPQPAVLRFDFGALERVMEGAQRPGHFNGVATVVSKLFHAARPHRAYFGQKDWQQVAIVRQLVADLSFDLEIVAFPTVREADGLAMSSRNRRLGPEARAAAPQLHQALAAAAAQVRQAVPPAQVQAEAEAALARGPEIVLEYFAVADAATLQPLAAYAPGRAVVLCLAADLGGVRLIDNVVVDGGAGE; from the coding sequence ATGCAGATATTTTTTACCTTGGCCGAGTTGCGCGCCTTTGTCGAAAGCGCGCGCCGCGCCGGCCAGCGCCTGGGCCTGGTGCCCACCATGGGGGCCCTGCACGCCGGCCACCTCCAGCTGGTGGCCGCCGCCCGTGCCGAGTGCGACGCCGTGGTGGCCACCGTGTTCGTCAACCCCACGCAGTTCAACAACCCCGACGACTACCGCCTCTACCCGCGCCTGCTCCAGGCCGATACCGACCTGCTGGCCGCCGCCGGCTGCACCGCCGCCTTCCTGCCCAGTGCCGAAGAAATGTACCCCCAGCCGGCGGTGCTACGCTTCGACTTCGGGGCCCTGGAGCGGGTGATGGAGGGGGCCCAGCGGCCGGGCCACTTCAACGGGGTGGCCACGGTGGTGAGCAAGCTCTTCCATGCGGCACGGCCCCACCGGGCCTATTTTGGGCAAAAAGACTGGCAGCAGGTGGCCATTGTGCGGCAGCTGGTGGCCGACTTGTCGTTCGACCTCGAAATCGTGGCCTTCCCCACGGTGCGCGAGGCCGACGGGCTGGCCATGTCCTCGCGCAACCGCCGCCTGGGCCCCGAAGCCCGCGCCGCCGCACCGCAGCTGCACCAGGCGCTGGCCGCCGCCGCCGCGCAGGTACGCCAGGCCGTGCCGCCCGCCCAGGTACAGGCCGAAGCCGAAGCCGCCCTGGCCCGGGGCCCCGAAATAGTGCTGGAGTACTTCGCCGTGGCCGATGCGGCCACCTTGCAGCCGCTGGCCGCCTACGCCCCCGGCCGGGCCGTGGTGCTGTGCCTGGCCGCCGACCTGGGCGGCGTGCGCCTCATCGACAACGTGGTGGTGGACGGCGGCGCGGGGGAATGA
- the panD gene encoding aspartate 1-decarboxylase — translation MYIEVMKSKIHRVTVTQAELHYVGSVTIDEDLLDAANMVENEKVTVVNVNNGARFETYTIRGERGTGTLCLNGPAARQVALGDVVIIFSYAQIDFADARAHRPTVIFPNEHNRLV, via the coding sequence ATGTACATCGAGGTGATGAAATCCAAAATCCACCGCGTTACGGTCACGCAGGCCGAGCTGCACTACGTGGGCAGCGTCACCATTGACGAGGACCTGCTGGACGCGGCCAACATGGTGGAAAACGAGAAGGTAACGGTCGTCAACGTCAACAACGGGGCCCGGTTCGAAACCTACACCATCCGCGGCGAGCGGGGCACGGGCACGCTGTGCCTCAATGGGCCCGCCGCCCGCCAGGTGGCCCTGGGCGACGTGGTAATCATCTTTTCCTACGCCCAGATTGACTTTGCCGACGCCCGGGCCCACCGCCCCACCGTCATCTTCCCCAACGAGCACAACCGCCTGGTATAG